Proteins encoded together in one Lachnospiraceae bacterium JLR.KK008 window:
- a CDS encoding ABC transporter ATP-binding protein: MEQNKIGTWRKICYIFDKKQKLKAALLFVVIIVGAFVELVGVSAVLPFISTVLNPQQVLQNPYLGAVYEAFDFRDMNRYIIFLGSAIIVIYILKNIYVYVMHSMQYRFTYDNQRKLSYQMMDCYMNQPYLFHLDHNSAELSRNINEDTVSFFEAILAGLQFASEGGVCLALLLFLLYQDISITAGLIALVGIFGLVFLKVFKKRLKQAGRRSRDSQGNTRQAVLEALGGVKEIKVLNREKVFVENYNEEYKEYAESNRKFKVYSMIPKPVMETICISGLLLIVCVKIYLGADPANFIPTISVFAVAAFRMLPSANRMAEYLSRIMFSKPAIDAIYHDLKEIEELMEKMRTVEDADKILFEKEIRVDNISFHYPNKENNVFTHASLVIPKNKSVAFIGPSGQGKTTLADIILGLLEPQEGAVLVDGTDIRRGIHDWNKKLGYIPQSISLLDASIRDNILFGIAREEIDEARLQEALQEAQLKEFVDSLEEGLDTVIGEGGVRLSGGQRQRIGIARALYHNPQVLVLDEATSALDNDTEAAVMEAIDYLAGSKTLIIIAHRLSTIKNCDLVYTVEGGKITSSRK; encoded by the coding sequence ATGGAGCAGAATAAAATCGGAACATGGCGGAAGATCTGTTATATATTTGACAAAAAGCAGAAGCTGAAAGCAGCTCTGCTTTTTGTCGTTATCATTGTCGGGGCATTTGTGGAGCTGGTGGGAGTCAGCGCGGTGCTGCCGTTTATCAGTACGGTGCTGAACCCGCAGCAAGTACTGCAAAACCCCTATCTTGGCGCCGTTTACGAGGCCTTTGATTTCCGGGATATGAATCGTTATATCATTTTCCTCGGCAGTGCGATCATCGTGATCTACATTTTGAAAAATATTTATGTCTATGTCATGCACAGTATGCAGTACCGCTTCACGTATGACAATCAGCGAAAACTTTCCTATCAGATGATGGACTGTTATATGAATCAGCCGTATCTGTTTCATCTGGATCACAACAGTGCGGAGCTGAGCCGTAATATCAACGAAGATACGGTGTCTTTCTTTGAAGCCATTCTGGCAGGACTGCAGTTTGCGTCGGAAGGTGGCGTGTGCCTTGCCCTGTTACTGTTTCTGCTTTATCAGGACATCAGTATCACGGCCGGTCTGATCGCGCTTGTGGGTATTTTCGGGCTGGTGTTTCTGAAGGTATTTAAAAAGAGACTGAAACAGGCAGGCAGGAGAAGCCGTGACAGTCAGGGGAATACAAGGCAGGCCGTGCTGGAAGCGCTGGGCGGCGTCAAAGAGATCAAGGTATTAAACAGAGAAAAAGTCTTTGTGGAGAATTATAATGAAGAATATAAAGAGTATGCGGAGAGCAACAGAAAATTCAAAGTATACAGCATGATTCCCAAACCGGTCATGGAGACTATCTGTATCTCCGGGCTTTTACTGATTGTGTGTGTGAAAATATATCTGGGGGCAGATCCGGCGAACTTTATTCCGACGATCTCGGTATTTGCGGTAGCGGCATTTCGGATGCTGCCTTCGGCAAACCGGATGGCGGAGTACCTGAGCAGGATCATGTTCAGCAAACCGGCGATCGACGCAATCTATCACGACCTGAAAGAAATTGAGGAGCTGATGGAGAAAATGCGGACAGTGGAAGATGCGGATAAGATCCTGTTTGAGAAAGAGATCCGGGTGGACAATATCAGCTTTCACTATCCCAATAAGGAAAATAACGTGTTTACCCATGCGTCACTGGTGATTCCAAAAAATAAATCGGTTGCTTTCATCGGCCCGTCGGGACAGGGCAAGACGACGCTGGCGGACATTATTCTGGGACTGCTGGAACCGCAGGAGGGTGCAGTCCTTGTAGACGGAACAGACATCAGAAGAGGGATTCATGACTGGAATAAAAAGCTGGGGTATATTCCCCAGTCGATTTCGTTGCTCGATGCGTCGATCAGGGACAATATTTTATTTGGAATTGCCAGAGAGGAGATCGATGAAGCGCGCCTGCAGGAAGCATTGCAGGAAGCACAGCTCAAAGAGTTCGTTGACTCGCTCGAAGAAGGGCTGGATACGGTCATCGGAGAAGGCGGTGTGCGGCTTTCCGGCGGACAGAGGCAGCGCATTGGAATTGCCCGGGCGCTGTATCATAATCCGCAGGTGCTCGTACTGGATGAGGCCACTTCTGCGCTGGACAACGACACGGAAGCAGCCGTTATGGAGGCGATTGACTATCTGGCAGGCAGTAAGACACTGATCATCATTGCCCACCGGCTGTCTACGATTAAGAACTGTGATCTTGTCTATACAGTTGAAGGAGGGAAAATAACTTCTTCCCGCAAATGA
- a CDS encoding sugar phosphate nucleotidyltransferase, with protein sequence MKIILLSGGSGKRLWPLSSDARSKQFLKVLQDEDGNSESMIQRIFRQVSKSCPDAQIVVASSEAQRDSMRRQLGEQVEKVLEPSRRDTYPAILLSGAWLLEKKQIDEDEMIAVLPVDTYAEQAYFDKLNEMESALRDSGAKICLLCVHPTYPSEKYGYVTGRPEPDKCFGRVERYMEKPGLEQARKLVEDGALWSGGVFMFRASFVKHLLQKETGQFSFAKVYEQYEKLPLTSFDYAVLEKETSIVYTSYKGEWNDLGTWNTLTEQMKEPDGGFVIRGETCENTHVINELEIPVVALGLKDTVVVASADGILVSDKHSSSFMKPYVEQIHNRPMYEKRQWGEYKVLDVQQCRSGKESSLTKSMHVEAGRGLSYQLHHLRDEIWTIIDGKGLFLLDGETREVVRGDVLYIPREHKHGMASREGVDFIEVQIGTDLVEEDIERLPWDWDGYLTGNC encoded by the coding sequence ATGAAAATCATATTATTATCCGGTGGTTCCGGTAAGCGGCTCTGGCCGTTGTCCAGTGACGCCCGCTCGAAACAATTCCTGAAGGTACTGCAAGACGAGGATGGAAATTCGGAATCCATGATCCAGCGGATCTTCCGCCAGGTCAGTAAGAGCTGCCCTGATGCACAGATCGTGGTGGCTTCCAGTGAAGCGCAACGAGATTCGATGAGGCGCCAGCTTGGGGAGCAGGTGGAAAAGGTGCTGGAGCCGTCCAGACGGGACACGTATCCGGCGATTCTGCTGTCCGGGGCATGGCTGCTTGAGAAAAAGCAGATCGATGAAGATGAGATGATTGCAGTGCTTCCGGTCGATACCTATGCAGAGCAGGCTTACTTTGATAAATTGAACGAGATGGAATCCGCCCTGCGCGATTCCGGGGCCAAGATCTGCCTTCTCTGCGTGCATCCTACGTATCCTTCAGAGAAATATGGCTATGTTACAGGCCGTCCGGAGCCGGACAAATGTTTCGGCCGGGTGGAGCGGTATATGGAAAAACCTGGTCTGGAGCAGGCGAGAAAACTGGTGGAGGACGGCGCGCTTTGGAGCGGCGGCGTGTTTATGTTCCGCGCGTCGTTTGTAAAGCATTTGCTGCAAAAAGAGACCGGACAGTTCTCGTTTGCAAAAGTATATGAACAGTATGAGAAACTGCCTCTGACCAGTTTTGACTATGCAGTGTTGGAAAAAGAGACATCGATCGTGTATACGTCTTACAAAGGGGAATGGAACGACCTGGGAACGTGGAATACGCTGACGGAACAGATGAAGGAGCCGGACGGCGGTTTCGTCATCCGGGGCGAGACGTGTGAAAATACGCATGTGATCAATGAACTGGAAATTCCCGTGGTAGCGCTTGGACTCAAGGACACGGTCGTGGTGGCCAGTGCGGACGGTATTCTTGTCAGCGACAAGCATTCCAGCTCGTTTATGAAACCTTATGTGGAGCAAATCCATAACCGGCCGATGTATGAAAAGCGTCAGTGGGGGGAATATAAGGTGCTGGATGTGCAGCAGTGCAGGTCGGGGAAGGAAAGCTCTCTGACAAAGAGTATGCACGTGGAGGCCGGGCGGGGGCTCAGTTATCAGCTCCACCATCTGCGGGACGAGATCTGGACGATCATTGATGGAAAAGGATTGTTTTTGCTGGACGGTGAGACGAGAGAAGTCGTGAGAGGCGATGTCTTGTACATTCCAAGAGAGCACAAGCACGGTATGGCTTCCCGGGAAGGCGTGGACTTTATCGAGGTGCAGATTGGCACCGATCTGGTAGAGGAAGACATTGAGCGGCTGCCGTGGGACTGGGATGGGTATCTGACTGGTAATTGCTGA